The Candidatus Accumulibacter similis genome has a segment encoding these proteins:
- a CDS encoding site-specific DNA-methyltransferase yields MNVSWLADKIEQWPTAKLLPYARNARTHSDQQVAQIAASIAEFGFTNPILSGSDGVIVAGHGRLAAAQKLGLDVVPVVVLDHLTPTQRRALVIADNRIAENAGWDDAMLRVELADLQSNDFDLALTGFAADELLEILAGEETSTEGQTDDDAVPDVPETPVSRPGDVWICGKHRVLCGDATQEASYVALLGSERVSMVFQDPPYSVNYANSAKDKLRGRNRPILNDNLGDEFGPFLIAALTPMLARCDGAVYIAMSSSELDTLQSAFRAAGGHWSTFIIWAKNTFTMGRADYQRQYEPILYGWREGSRRHWCGDRDQGDVWQIKKPVKNDLHPTMKPVELVERAIRNSSRPGDTVLDCFAGSGTTLIAAEKSGRVARMMELDPKYCDVVVRRWQDHSGKKATRESDGVTFGE; encoded by the coding sequence ATGAACGTTTCGTGGCTGGCGGACAAGATCGAGCAGTGGCCGACCGCCAAGCTGCTGCCCTACGCTCGAAACGCCCGGACGCACAGCGATCAGCAGGTGGCACAGATCGCGGCCTCGATCGCCGAGTTTGGCTTCACCAACCCGATTCTGTCCGGCAGTGATGGTGTGATCGTCGCCGGACATGGGCGCCTCGCTGCTGCTCAGAAGCTGGGTCTGGACGTGGTCCCGGTGGTCGTGCTCGACCATCTGACGCCGACCCAGCGTCGAGCTTTGGTGATCGCCGACAACCGCATCGCCGAGAACGCTGGCTGGGACGACGCGATGTTGCGCGTCGAGTTGGCGGATCTCCAGAGCAACGACTTCGATCTGGCGCTCACCGGATTCGCTGCCGACGAGCTGCTCGAGATCCTGGCCGGGGAGGAGACCAGCACCGAAGGCCAGACGGACGACGACGCAGTTCCCGATGTCCCGGAGACGCCGGTTTCCCGGCCAGGCGATGTCTGGATCTGTGGCAAGCACCGCGTGCTCTGCGGGGACGCCACGCAGGAGGCAAGCTACGTGGCGCTGCTCGGCAGCGAACGCGTGTCGATGGTGTTTCAAGATCCGCCGTACTCCGTGAACTACGCCAACAGTGCCAAGGACAAGCTGCGCGGCAGGAACCGTCCGATTCTCAACGACAACCTGGGTGACGAGTTCGGACCCTTCCTCATCGCGGCCCTGACACCGATGCTGGCGCGCTGCGACGGAGCGGTCTACATCGCGATGTCCTCGAGCGAACTCGACACGCTGCAGTCGGCGTTTCGCGCCGCTGGCGGCCACTGGTCGACGTTCATCATCTGGGCCAAGAACACCTTCACGATGGGCCGCGCCGACTACCAGCGGCAGTACGAGCCGATCCTCTACGGCTGGCGGGAAGGCAGCAGGCGGCACTGGTGCGGCGACCGTGACCAGGGCGATGTGTGGCAGATCAAGAAGCCGGTCAAGAATGATCTCCATCCGACGATGAAGCCCGTCGAACTGGTGGAGCGCGCGATTCGCAATTCGAGCCGGCCCGGCGATACGGTGCTCGACTGTTTCGCCGGGTCAGGCACGACGTTGATCGCAGCCGAGAAGTCGGGGCGCGTCGCGCGGATGATGGAGCTCGATCCGAAGTACTGCGATGTGGTGGTTCGCCGCTGGCAGGACCATAGCGGAAAGAAAGCCACCCGAGAATCGGATGGCGTGACGTTCGGCGAGTAA
- a CDS encoding VOC family protein: MISHLDHLVLTTANEAACVDFYTRILGMTLETFIGGTPPVERKAFKFGGQKINLHIKGKEFEPKAHVPTPGSLDLCFISTLALQAVVDRMGECQWPIMEGPVMRTGATGRIRSIYLRDPDCNLIEISELEGD, from the coding sequence ATGATTAGCCACCTCGACCATTTGGTGCTCACCACGGCAAACGAAGCCGCATGCGTTGATTTCTATACCCGAATTTTGGGTATGACGCTGGAGACCTTCATCGGTGGTACGCCACCCGTCGAACGCAAGGCTTTCAAGTTCGGGGGACAGAAGATCAATCTTCACATCAAAGGCAAGGAGTTCGAGCCCAAGGCCCATGTCCCTACACCAGGTTCTCTCGACCTCTGCTTTATTTCGACGTTGGCACTGCAAGCGGTTGTTGACCGGATGGGTGAATGCCAGTGGCCAATCATGGAAGGCCCCGTCATGCGCACAGGTGCGACGGGACGAATCAGATCGATCTATCTGCGTGATCCCGACTGCAACCTGATTGAGATTTCGGAACTGGAGGGAGACTGA